Genomic DNA from Streptobacillus felis:
ATTAAAAATAGATACACTAGTATCTAACTTAAAATATGCTAAAAGCAATAATATAGATGTTAGTATAGAACCATCTATAGAAGAAGATAAGTCAAATATAGTAATAACTAATAAGAAAACTAATCCATTTAAACTATCACTAGGTTTTGATAATTATGGAGAAAATAATGAAGTTGGTAAATATAGATACAATATAAGTGCAGGAGTTGAAGGATTAATATTAAATGAAAAACTAGATATATCATATACTTTTGTAAGACCTATACTACCAAATAGAAAAGTAATGAAGAATGTAGATGAATTACTTCCTGGAGAAGAATTAGAAGAAGTATCTGATAAAAGAAGGTCTAGAAGAAATGAGAATTTAGATATTAATCTATCATTTCCAATAAAGAATAATAAGATCTATCTAAAATATAGTAATACAAGATATTTAAGAAGTATAATTACAGATAATGAAAATATATATGATATATCAGGATTAAGTAATAGA
This window encodes:
- a CDS encoding ShlB/FhaC/HecB family hemolysin secretion/activation protein, with the protein product LKIDTLVSNLKYAKSNNIDVSIEPSIEEDKSNIVITNKKTNPFKLSLGFDNYGENNEVGKYRYNISAGVEGLILNEKLDISYTFVRPILPNRKVMKNVDELLPGEELEEVSDKRRSRRNENLDINLSFPIKNNKIYLKYSNTRYLRSIITDNENIYDISGLSNRYEIKFDRKINKTIDLISSYSYIDRKSYIEDVLSRRDSIHNFSIGLDSRIKEDHKVLLKLDNKIENGRYLPSFNLDYGYKDILSIRNIIENREIDTSLDINLKYKNFYSSIGFDTDYRSFNPRVKLGVNFDLSRLNIDSSIEYNKRFRALFALKFDVVK